From Diadema setosum chromosome 5, eeDiaSeto1, whole genome shotgun sequence, the proteins below share one genomic window:
- the LOC140229250 gene encoding excitatory amino acid transporter-like, whose protein sequence is MGESDGMEVESGKRAYILRPRLRNWKNKTKVWMRNNLLLIFTLAAVLLGVFLGMGLRAAKPSKDAILMIGFPGDILMRLLKMLILPLIISSLITGLTGLDAKSSGKLGARALLYYFCTTCIAVVIGIILVVAIHPGRENIKEKLGEGTQTKELSTLDAFLDLLRNFFPTNLVQACFQQTQTYLVKEDITEEVPYNVTNITVFEDGLNKTENLTHYETVVLGSRMVRKVGFKNGMNVLGIIAFCIAFGILLSQMGPRGRVMVEFFDILSDITMRMVSIIMWYSPIGIMSLICAKILDMENPQLVFQNLGLYMVTVLIGLVIHLGCLMSIYFAFTRKNPFTFFRGLLQAWLTALATSSSSATLPVTFRCLEENLGIDKRVTRFVLPIGATVNMDGTALYEAVATIFIGQLNGIPMTIGKIITISLTATLASVGAASVPSAGLITMLLVLTAAGLPVEDVSLLLTVDWFLDRCRTSINVVGDSYGAAIVHHLSQKELTAMSNAEAELELEAGKEEFTANGKPEMRDGNVVADINEKGDGGNWESRF, encoded by the exons ATGGGTGAATCAGATGGAATGGAAGTGGAGTCTGGGAAGAGGGCATACATCTTGCGGCCACGCCTCAGGAACTGGAAGAACAAGACCAAAGTATGGATGAGGAACAACCTCCTGCTGATCTTCACCTTGGCTGCAGTCCTCCTGGGTGTGTTTCTGGGCATGGGACTTCGTGCAGCCAAGCCCTCCAAAGATGCCATCCTCATGATTGGTTTCCCAGGAGATATCCTTATGAGGCTTCTGAAGATGTTAATCCTGCCACTCATCATCTCAAGTTTAATCACAG GCCTGACAGGACTGGATGCCAAGTCGAGTGGAAAGCTTGGTGCGCGGGCGCTGCTCTACTACTTCTGCACAACATGCATCGCTGTCGTCATCGGCATCATCTTGGTCGTCGCCATTCACCCCGGTCGGGAGAACATCAAGGAGAAGCTTGGCGAAGGCACTCAGACAAAAGAGCTCTCCACACTCGATGCTTTCCTAGATCTCCTCAG GAACTTCTTCCCAACAAACCTTGTGCAGGCATGCTTCCAGCAG ACGCAAACCTACCTGGTCAAGGAGGATATCACAGAAGAGGTGCCCTACAATGTTACCAACATCACTGTGTTTGAAGACGGTCTCAACAAGACAGAGAATCTTACCCACTATGAGACAGTCGTTCTTGGCTCTCGGATGGTGCGTAAAGTTGGCTTTAAGAATGGCATGAATGTTCTGG GGATCATTGCATTCTGTATTGCCTTTGGCATCCTCCTCAGCCAGATGGGACCTCGTGGACGTGTCATGGTGGAATTCTTCGATATCCTCTCAGACATCACCATGAGAATGGTGTCCATCATCATGTG GTACTCCCCCATCGGTATCATGAGCCTGATCTGTGCCAAGATTCTGGACATGGAGAATCCCCAGTTGGTGTTCCAGAACCTTGGCCTCTACATGGTCACAGTCCTCATCGGCCTCGTCATACACCTGGGCTGCCTGATGAGCATCTACTTCGCCTTCACGCGCAAGAACCCTTTCACATTCTTCCGGGGTCTGCTCCAGGCTTGGCTGACAGCTCTGGCAACATCCTCCAG CTCTGCAACGCTCCCCGTCACCTTCCGCTGCTTGGAGGAGAATCTTGGCATTGACAAGAGAGTGACAAGATTTGTTCTTCCCATCGGCGCTACAGTCAACATGGATGGCACCGCTCTCTATGAAGCTGTGGCCACCATCTTCATCGGGCAGCTCAACGGGATACCAATGACCATTGGCAAAATCATCACCATTAG CTTGACAGCCACACTGGCCAGTGTCGGAGCAGCCAGTGTCCCTAGTGCTGGTCTCATCACCATGCTGCTGGTGCTGACTGCAGCTGGTTTACCAGTGGAAGATGTCAGCTTACTGCTCACCGTGGACTGGTTCTT GGATCGTTGCCGCACTTCAATCAACGTAGTTGGTGACTCCTACGGAGCAGCCATTGTGCACCATCTGTCTCAGAAGGAATTGACAGCCATGAGCAATGCT GAGGCTGAACTTGAGCTGGAAGctggaaaagaggaatttacGGCCAATGGAAAACCCGAGATGAGAGATGGCAATGTTGTGGCAGACATCAATGAGAAAGGAGATGGAGGCAACTGGGAGTCTCGATTCTAG